One genomic region from Arthrobacter sp. YN encodes:
- a CDS encoding NosD domain-containing protein, with protein sequence MSSKNYYDVTNWPIGNPVEDVGEVINSIIADIKERQNASAVNDGGKPGAVIYLPPGDYRLRTQVLIDISFLRIQGSGHGFTSSSIRFNVPEDEWPDLHELWPGGSRVLVDLLPAGEGTDRSNAVPSQGAAFLVERAGRPRISSVEFANFCIDGLHFAPDGSDLPAENSYVNGKTGIHVSSANDSFRVNEMGFIYLEHALTIHNADALSIHNNFIAECGSCIELRGWGQASKITDNLIGAGFKGHSIYAENHGGLLVTANNVFPRGASSVHFNGVTRSSVTNNRLHSFYAGMVVLDGNSSENLVATNHFLRDHEPWTPFLGIDNGLDDLHGVLSVSGSNNSVIGNHFSQIIDSVSIRPEGATPVIIRLREGAGNFVSNNHVVAMNVHATASDDCVEAQVDALLTTDAANALAVTAVLVDPESTRNTILDSGSEPQVLADRATNAIRSTPTVG encoded by the coding sequence ATGTCCAGCAAGAACTACTACGACGTGACCAACTGGCCCATCGGCAACCCGGTCGAGGACGTCGGCGAGGTCATCAACAGCATCATCGCTGACATCAAGGAACGGCAGAACGCCTCAGCCGTGAACGACGGCGGAAAGCCTGGAGCGGTGATCTACCTGCCGCCGGGTGACTACCGCCTGCGCACTCAGGTTTTGATAGACATCAGCTTCCTCAGGATCCAAGGCTCGGGCCACGGGTTCACGTCCTCAAGCATCCGGTTCAACGTCCCCGAAGACGAATGGCCCGATCTGCACGAACTGTGGCCGGGCGGGAGCCGCGTCCTGGTGGACCTGCTCCCGGCTGGCGAGGGCACTGACCGGTCCAACGCTGTCCCGTCCCAGGGAGCTGCCTTCCTTGTTGAGCGTGCGGGCCGTCCCCGGATCAGTTCGGTGGAGTTTGCCAACTTCTGCATCGATGGGCTCCATTTCGCTCCGGACGGCTCGGACCTGCCCGCGGAAAACAGCTATGTGAATGGCAAGACCGGTATTCATGTCTCCAGTGCCAACGATTCCTTCCGCGTCAATGAGATGGGCTTTATCTACCTGGAACACGCCCTGACCATCCACAACGCGGACGCGCTGTCCATCCACAACAACTTCATCGCGGAATGTGGAAGCTGCATCGAGCTGCGTGGCTGGGGACAGGCGTCCAAAATCACCGACAACCTGATCGGTGCCGGTTTCAAGGGTCATTCCATCTACGCGGAAAACCACGGCGGGCTCCTTGTCACCGCCAACAACGTCTTTCCAAGAGGGGCCAGCAGCGTCCACTTCAACGGCGTAACCCGTTCAAGCGTCACGAACAACCGACTGCATTCCTTCTACGCCGGCATGGTTGTCTTGGACGGGAACAGCTCGGAAAACCTCGTGGCTACCAATCATTTCCTCCGTGACCACGAGCCCTGGACACCTTTCCTCGGGATCGACAACGGGCTGGATGACCTGCACGGAGTCCTGAGTGTCAGCGGCAGCAACAACTCCGTCATCGGCAACCACTTCTCCCAGATCATCGATTCGGTGAGCATCCGTCCGGAAGGCGCGACGCCGGTCATCATCCGTTTGCGCGAAGGGGCAGGGAATTTCGTGTCCAACAACCACGTCGTTGCAATGAACGTGCACGCCACCGCCAGCGACGATTGCGTCGAAGCACAAGTAGATGCCCTGCTGACAACAGACGCAGCTAATGCCCTCGCCGTGACGGCTGTCCTGGTTGATCCCGAATCAACACGCAACACCATCCTCGATTCGGGCAGTGAACCGCAAGTACTTGCGGACAGGGCAACCAACGCCATCCGCTCCACCCCCACTGTGGGTTAG
- a CDS encoding carbohydrate kinase family protein — translation MNKVHGTRPGAGADVVVVGEALIDIVVSSRGTVEHPGGSPANVAYGLGRLNVPTALLTSIGDDHHGAAIERHLASAGVELLTTAGRPGRTATATATLASDGSAHYDFDIQWELPAIAPVTVPKILHTGSIATFLEPGASAVRELLEQVHQRCVVTYDPNVRPALLGSQTEAKTIFEGLIPLIEVVKLSDEDARWLYPGWSLEDTSQRILDLGAGLVVVTKGSDGSMLSTPGTRLLVPSLKSTVVDTIGAGDSYMSALIYGLLLTGAVGLPQEALESLGRRATKAAAITVRRAGANPPTSDELLADLVEHQPAI, via the coding sequence ATGAACAAGGTACACGGAACCCGCCCAGGCGCGGGCGCCGACGTCGTAGTTGTCGGTGAAGCTCTGATCGACATAGTCGTTTCGTCACGGGGCACCGTTGAGCACCCGGGAGGATCACCCGCCAACGTTGCTTACGGCCTCGGCCGGCTCAACGTGCCAACCGCCCTGTTGACGTCCATCGGAGACGACCACCACGGTGCTGCCATTGAGCGGCATTTGGCGAGCGCCGGCGTCGAACTCCTGACAACTGCCGGGAGGCCCGGCCGGACCGCTACGGCCACCGCCACCCTGGCGTCGGACGGTTCAGCCCACTACGACTTCGACATCCAATGGGAGCTTCCCGCAATTGCCCCCGTGACCGTGCCAAAAATCCTGCACACGGGATCAATCGCCACCTTCCTGGAACCTGGAGCATCCGCCGTGCGGGAACTCCTTGAACAGGTGCATCAGCGATGCGTGGTCACCTACGATCCCAACGTCCGCCCTGCCCTGCTGGGCAGCCAGACCGAGGCAAAGACCATTTTCGAGGGCCTCATCCCCCTCATCGAGGTGGTCAAACTCAGCGACGAGGACGCGCGGTGGCTCTACCCGGGCTGGTCGCTCGAAGACACTTCACAGCGCATATTGGACCTTGGGGCCGGGCTTGTTGTGGTCACCAAGGGCTCCGATGGATCCATGCTTTCGACCCCCGGCACGCGGCTGTTGGTTCCATCCTTGAAGTCCACCGTGGTGGACACCATTGGCGCCGGAGACTCGTACATGTCCGCCCTGATCTACGGGCTTCTCCTGACCGGGGCGGTCGGCTTACCGCAGGAAGCCCTGGAATCGTTGGGACGAAGGGCCACTAAGGCCGCGGCAATCACAGTGCGGCGCGCAGGCGCCAACCCACCGACGTCGGACGAACTGCTGGCTGACTTGGTTGAACACCAACCTGCCATCTGA
- a CDS encoding glycoside hydrolase family 32 protein, with translation MSSSLDAARPETAPAVTPRFRPAIHFTARDTWLNDPNGLVFHDGLYHLFFQNNPYGNVWGNMSWGHATSTDLLQWTEHPVAIAGDEKEDIFSGSVVVDHGNTSGFGTVESPALVAVYTSAFKAGTLHSGTQAQSLAYSTDGGMTWRKYDHNPVVTRNSEHFRDPKVFRYQGDEGSFWVMVAVEAQQQKVVFYRSEDLKTWDFLSHFGPANADSGEWECPDLFPLALDGDPQNIRWVLIVNINPGAVAGGSGGQYFVGHFDGVHFLPDAGSVVAPAGISSIGDSDEAAAALQRCLWLDWGRDCYASVSFSNTPDGRRVIMGWMNNWDYANHLPTAPWRSSMTLAREVVLTSVSGAARLVQRPILGDLKQDLAKTGSFTLGPTAFRLPDARPDTAQVIEAEIVPGTAERVDLRLLASSDRSQGTVLSYTTSNGRFTLDRTRSGDTTFHGKFASAESAPAALEDGILKLLIVVDQSSVEVFAQDGKVVLTDLVFPDAGSRENWLTAEGGTATVLKLTVSSHV, from the coding sequence ATGTCCAGTAGCCTTGATGCCGCACGCCCGGAAACAGCCCCGGCCGTAACTCCCCGATTCCGGCCTGCCATCCATTTCACGGCAAGGGACACCTGGCTGAACGATCCCAACGGCTTGGTTTTCCACGACGGTTTGTATCACCTCTTCTTCCAGAACAACCCTTACGGCAACGTCTGGGGGAACATGTCCTGGGGCCACGCCACCTCCACGGATCTCCTGCAGTGGACGGAGCATCCTGTCGCTATTGCCGGCGATGAGAAAGAGGACATCTTCTCCGGAAGCGTGGTGGTGGACCACGGCAATACCTCCGGTTTTGGCACCGTTGAGTCACCGGCTTTGGTGGCTGTGTACACCAGCGCCTTCAAGGCCGGAACCCTTCACAGCGGCACGCAGGCCCAGTCCCTGGCGTACAGCACCGATGGCGGGATGACATGGCGCAAATACGATCACAACCCTGTGGTGACCAGGAACTCCGAGCACTTCCGCGATCCCAAAGTGTTCCGTTACCAAGGCGACGAAGGTTCGTTTTGGGTGATGGTCGCCGTTGAAGCGCAGCAGCAGAAGGTGGTGTTCTACCGCTCCGAGGACCTCAAGACCTGGGACTTCCTGAGCCACTTTGGTCCGGCCAACGCCGACTCCGGTGAGTGGGAATGCCCCGACCTCTTTCCCTTGGCGCTGGACGGGGATCCGCAGAACATCAGATGGGTGCTGATCGTCAACATCAACCCCGGTGCGGTGGCGGGAGGTTCGGGCGGCCAGTATTTCGTCGGGCACTTTGACGGCGTCCATTTCCTCCCGGATGCCGGTTCTGTGGTGGCTCCTGCCGGTATCTCGTCAATCGGAGATTCTGATGAGGCCGCTGCGGCCCTGCAGCGCTGCCTGTGGCTGGACTGGGGACGCGACTGCTATGCCTCCGTGTCCTTCAGCAACACCCCGGATGGCCGGCGGGTCATCATGGGTTGGATGAATAACTGGGATTACGCCAACCATCTGCCCACGGCACCGTGGCGGTCCTCCATGACTCTTGCCCGAGAGGTCGTGCTGACTTCGGTGAGTGGCGCCGCCCGGCTGGTCCAGCGGCCCATCCTGGGAGATCTGAAACAAGATCTGGCCAAGACCGGCAGCTTCACGTTGGGCCCCACGGCCTTCCGGTTGCCGGATGCAAGGCCGGATACCGCTCAAGTGATCGAGGCCGAAATCGTGCCGGGAACCGCTGAGCGCGTTGATCTGCGGCTTCTCGCGAGCTCCGACAGGAGCCAGGGCACTGTCCTGAGCTACACCACAAGCAACGGCCGCTTCACCCTTGACCGCACCCGGTCAGGAGACACCACGTTCCACGGAAAGTTCGCGTCGGCCGAATCAGCGCCCGCTGCATTGGAGGACGGCATCCTCAAGCTGCTCATCGTCGTGGACCAGAGCTCAGTGGAAGTCTTTGCCCAGGACGGCAAGGTGGTCCTGACCGACCTCGTTTTCCCGGACGCCGGGAGCCGGGAGAACTGGTTGACCGCCGAGGGCGGTACAGCAACGGTTCTGAAGCTCACGGTCTCGTCACACGTTTAG
- a CDS encoding LacI family DNA-binding transcriptional regulator, translating to MSNKNIGIKDVAVAAGVSVTTVSHVLNEVSYARISSETRDKVKTAAEELGYGPNRLAQALRTQRTGMLGLVSEEIATTPHAGRIILGADEAAKARGYNLMIINTPGSASLESRQADVQALLERRVDGILYATMYHRNVELPDNLGSVPSVLVDSVAIGGNITAVVPDEDGGARAAVGALLDAGHTRIAFLNNTDDVPATRQRLQAFRAMLTEAGLDGDAAPVESEISEVQGGYEAAKRILSRDDRADIPTALFCYNDRMAMGAYRAAAELGLSIPADLSVVGFDDQELIAANLYPGLTTVALPHFEMGAWATEHLIDAIEGKDDLSLMALHPTILGCPLVSRESVAAPR from the coding sequence ATGAGCAACAAGAACATCGGTATCAAGGACGTAGCCGTCGCCGCCGGCGTGTCCGTCACCACGGTGTCCCATGTCCTCAACGAGGTGTCCTACGCCCGGATCAGCAGCGAAACCAGGGACAAAGTCAAGACCGCGGCAGAGGAACTCGGCTATGGCCCCAACCGCCTGGCCCAGGCCCTTCGCACGCAGAGGACCGGCATGCTGGGGTTGGTGAGCGAGGAAATCGCCACCACTCCCCACGCCGGCCGGATCATTCTGGGCGCTGATGAGGCCGCCAAGGCCCGGGGCTACAACCTCATGATCATCAACACTCCGGGTTCGGCCAGCCTCGAATCGAGGCAAGCCGACGTCCAGGCCCTCCTGGAACGTCGCGTGGACGGAATTCTTTATGCCACCATGTACCACCGCAACGTGGAACTCCCGGACAACCTGGGCAGCGTCCCATCCGTGCTGGTGGACTCCGTCGCTATCGGCGGCAACATCACGGCTGTGGTCCCGGACGAGGACGGAGGCGCCCGCGCTGCTGTTGGGGCACTCCTCGACGCCGGCCACACCCGGATAGCTTTCCTCAACAACACCGACGACGTCCCCGCAACCCGCCAGCGGCTTCAGGCCTTCCGGGCCATGTTGACCGAAGCAGGGCTCGACGGCGATGCGGCACCTGTCGAGTCCGAGATCTCGGAGGTGCAAGGCGGCTATGAGGCGGCCAAGCGGATCCTGTCGCGGGATGACCGCGCCGATATTCCGACGGCCCTGTTCTGCTATAACGACCGCATGGCAATGGGCGCCTACCGGGCCGCTGCCGAGTTGGGCCTCAGCATCCCGGCGGACCTTTCAGTTGTTGGTTTTGATGACCAGGAACTCATCGCCGCCAACCTCTACCCCGGACTAACCACCGTGGCCCTCCCCCACTTCGAAATGGGTGCCTGGGCCACTGAACACCTCATCGACGCTATCGAGGGCAAGGACGATCTGTCCTTGATGGCGCTCCACCCAACCATCCTGGGTTGCCCGTTGGTCAGCCGCGAATCCGTCGCAGCTCCCCGATAG
- a CDS encoding carbohydrate ABC transporter permease produces the protein MRKRRGVNREGLEAGKRSTRTILWILLAVAMVLYGFPFLYLLFTSFKTPIDTIAVPPTILPREWTLENYTNALGRSGVVASFINSIQTAVISTVLSLVLAVPAAYGITRYKTPSGQVFIMAALVTRMVPPVAIGIPLASMMSSVGLADTPIALSIAHTTISLPLSIWLMSSFFESVPRDLEEAATVDGCSRLGALWRVVIPVVSGGIAVTAIFAFLASWNEFLFALLMTAIRSQTTPVVIANFQTQFGLDWGSMTALAAVYSIPVILLTLLLQRKIVAGMTLGAVKG, from the coding sequence ATGCGCAAACGGCGGGGGGTCAACCGTGAAGGCCTCGAAGCCGGCAAGCGGAGCACCCGCACCATCCTCTGGATCCTGCTGGCGGTGGCCATGGTGCTGTACGGCTTCCCGTTCCTGTACTTGCTGTTCACGTCGTTCAAGACGCCGATCGACACCATCGCTGTTCCGCCCACCATCCTGCCGCGCGAGTGGACGCTGGAGAACTACACCAACGCCCTGGGCCGCAGCGGGGTCGTGGCGTCCTTCATCAACAGCATCCAAACGGCTGTTATCAGCACTGTGTTGTCACTGGTCCTGGCCGTTCCAGCCGCTTATGGCATCACGCGCTACAAGACACCCAGCGGCCAGGTGTTCATCATGGCTGCCCTGGTCACCCGCATGGTCCCGCCGGTAGCAATCGGCATCCCGCTGGCGTCCATGATGTCCTCGGTGGGCTTGGCGGATACCCCCATAGCTCTCTCCATTGCACACACCACCATCTCGCTTCCGCTGTCCATCTGGCTGATGTCCAGCTTCTTCGAGTCGGTCCCCCGGGATCTGGAAGAAGCCGCAACCGTGGATGGTTGCAGCAGGCTTGGAGCCCTGTGGCGGGTGGTGATCCCGGTAGTGTCCGGCGGTATCGCGGTCACGGCGATCTTCGCGTTCCTGGCTTCTTGGAACGAGTTCCTGTTCGCCCTCCTGATGACAGCCATCCGGTCCCAGACCACGCCCGTGGTGATTGCGAACTTCCAAACGCAGTTCGGCCTGGACTGGGGATCCATGACGGCCCTCGCCGCCGTCTACTCGATCCCGGTCATCCTGCTGACGCTGCTGCTGCAGCGCAAAATCGTGGCGGGCATGACGCTGGGCGCTGTGAAGGGCTGA
- a CDS encoding carbohydrate ABC transporter permease, producing the protein MRISDRRFALYLMTPAALFLAVFVAYPLFRLVADSFFKISPIAGGPRDFVGFQNYVTAFTSEAFTSAGWRTLAYTVVVVTLEFALGLGMALLFTTLGKKSQIWRTVFLYPLMIAPIVAGLLWKFLMIDNFGLIGTLLHQAGILSDPNQIGWLSDPNIVLFSVAIPDIWLTTSFMCLVLFAGLQNIPGDLIEAARLDGARAPALLFRIILPLLRPVIAVALVVRGIDAARAFDTILIQTNGGPQSASETMSLLIYRTMIRFGDPGLASAMGTIYLLAMLAIAFVAVATIWRPGKDN; encoded by the coding sequence GTGCGTATCTCCGATCGCCGCTTCGCCCTCTATCTGATGACGCCCGCGGCACTGTTCCTGGCCGTATTCGTGGCCTATCCCCTCTTCCGCCTGGTGGCTGACAGCTTCTTCAAGATCTCCCCCATCGCCGGCGGCCCCCGTGACTTTGTGGGTTTCCAAAACTACGTCACCGCGTTCACCTCCGAAGCCTTCACCAGCGCCGGATGGCGGACCCTTGCCTACACCGTGGTGGTGGTGACACTCGAGTTCGCACTCGGCTTGGGCATGGCCCTGCTTTTCACCACCTTGGGGAAGAAATCCCAGATCTGGCGGACCGTCTTCCTCTACCCCCTGATGATTGCGCCGATCGTGGCAGGCCTGCTGTGGAAGTTCCTGATGATCGATAACTTCGGCCTCATCGGCACACTCCTCCACCAAGCCGGCATCCTGTCCGATCCCAACCAGATCGGCTGGCTGTCCGACCCCAACATCGTGTTGTTCTCAGTGGCCATTCCGGACATCTGGCTCACCACCTCCTTCATGTGCCTGGTGCTCTTCGCGGGCCTCCAGAACATCCCGGGTGATCTGATCGAGGCCGCCCGCCTTGATGGGGCACGGGCTCCAGCACTCCTCTTCCGGATCATCCTTCCGCTGCTGCGTCCAGTCATCGCCGTTGCGCTGGTGGTTCGCGGCATTGACGCCGCAAGGGCCTTCGACACCATCCTCATCCAGACCAACGGCGGACCGCAGTCGGCCTCGGAAACCATGAGCCTGTTGATCTACCGGACCATGATCCGCTTCGGCGACCCCGGCCTCGCCAGTGCAATGGGCACCATCTACCTCCTCGCAATGCTTGCCATTGCCTTCGTTGCAGTGGCCACCATCTGGCGGCCTGGAAAGGACAACTGA
- a CDS encoding ABC transporter substrate-binding protein, translating to MSTRNTISKLVTLGGLCTAVALAATGCGAGGPAPSSGGSAGSSSINVLVEAGGHAELTGVAEQCKKDTGVEANFVELPYDGMFNRLSSEFSSGNVSFDVAALDSVWLPSFKDAVQPIDELFTDDVKKDIFPALVKEANVDGHFIGLPAWTNAEIILYRKDLFEDAKNKADFQAKYGYELAAPTTWKQYQDISEFFTKDGMYGTDVKGAVETEWLAHVLQAGSPMVLDQDNNVVIDNAAHKEALDFYVSLAKSAPTGAAQVDWAAAQNLFNQGKTAMTRFWAHAYRQIPADAPVAGKVGAAAMIGGSAGVAGVPGPWYLSVPKATKNTEAAKKFVKCAYDYNSMGIDSKLGLASRISAFEKYQDQPGYESFKPLIETLNAPATATRPATAKWQQIVDTVLIPLLQKAVAGGDTSALLADAKKQVQDLLK from the coding sequence ATGTCCACTCGAAACACCATCTCCAAGCTCGTCACCCTCGGCGGGCTGTGCACCGCCGTCGCACTCGCTGCCACCGGTTGTGGCGCAGGCGGCCCGGCACCATCCTCCGGCGGCTCCGCCGGCTCCAGCTCCATCAACGTCCTGGTCGAAGCCGGTGGTCACGCCGAACTCACAGGTGTGGCCGAGCAGTGCAAGAAGGACACTGGAGTCGAAGCGAACTTTGTGGAGCTCCCCTACGACGGCATGTTCAACCGCCTGTCCAGCGAGTTCTCCTCGGGCAACGTGTCCTTCGACGTCGCGGCTTTGGACTCGGTCTGGCTGCCGAGCTTCAAGGACGCCGTCCAACCCATCGATGAGCTGTTCACAGACGACGTCAAGAAGGACATCTTCCCCGCGCTCGTCAAGGAAGCAAACGTGGATGGCCACTTCATCGGCTTGCCGGCGTGGACCAACGCCGAGATCATCCTGTACCGCAAAGACCTCTTCGAAGACGCCAAGAACAAGGCCGATTTCCAGGCAAAGTACGGGTACGAACTCGCCGCGCCGACCACGTGGAAGCAGTACCAGGACATTTCCGAGTTCTTCACCAAGGACGGCATGTACGGCACGGATGTGAAGGGCGCCGTGGAAACAGAATGGCTGGCCCACGTGCTCCAGGCCGGCTCCCCCATGGTGCTGGACCAAGACAACAACGTGGTCATCGACAACGCGGCCCACAAGGAAGCCCTCGACTTCTATGTGAGCCTGGCCAAGTCTGCCCCCACCGGTGCCGCACAGGTTGACTGGGCCGCGGCACAGAACCTGTTCAACCAGGGCAAGACAGCCATGACCCGCTTCTGGGCCCATGCCTACCGCCAGATCCCTGCTGATGCTCCCGTGGCAGGAAAAGTAGGCGCCGCAGCGATGATCGGCGGCAGCGCCGGCGTCGCAGGCGTTCCGGGCCCCTGGTACCTGTCCGTTCCCAAGGCAACCAAGAACACGGAAGCCGCCAAGAAGTTCGTCAAATGTGCTTATGACTACAACAGCATGGGCATCGACTCCAAGCTCGGCCTGGCTTCGCGCATCAGCGCGTTTGAGAAATACCAGGACCAGCCTGGCTACGAAAGCTTCAAGCCGCTGATTGAAACCCTCAACGCTCCGGCAACGGCCACCCGGCCGGCAACCGCCAAGTGGCAGCAGATCGTTGACACCGTCCTGATCCCGTTGCTGCAGAAGGCCGTGGCCGGGGGAGACACCTCGGCGCTCCTGGCCGATGCCAAGAAGCAGGTCCAGGACCTCCTGAAGTAA
- a CDS encoding NosD domain-containing protein gives MTTVYDVTTWSVPGNPSATPYNDIGVIINSIIADVKAQQSNQASKPGAVIYIPPGDYSLKTRVNVDISFLTIRGSGHGFTSSSIRYNAGNTSAWHEINPGGSRIRVENTDGNTDAFRVYRTGDPRLSSIVFQNFCLDGVSFNSNQNSYINGKTGIRFDSANDSCRVEGMGMVYLEHGLVVRDTDALSVSGNFLAECGSCVELTGSGQASKVTDNLIGAGYVGFSIYAEGHMGLLVSANNVFPRGKSSVHFKNTTRSTVTSNRFHAFYPGMVNFEGNCTENLVGANHFLRQMEPFDPLKPYNNGLDDLFGLVHLAGSGNTVTGNHFSYDVPSGSVRPSGQKPTIILVASGANNYIAANNTVSSVAANTVVLDGSTTGTKVMDSGGAGEFVHFTSSYSFRATP, from the coding sequence GTGACCACTGTCTACGACGTCACCACCTGGTCTGTCCCCGGGAATCCGTCCGCAACGCCCTACAACGATATTGGGGTGATCATCAACAGCATCATCGCCGATGTGAAAGCCCAACAAAGCAATCAAGCATCCAAACCTGGCGCCGTCATCTACATCCCACCCGGAGACTACTCGCTCAAGACCCGCGTCAACGTGGACATCAGCTTTTTGACCATCCGTGGATCCGGGCACGGATTCACCTCCAGCAGCATCCGCTACAACGCCGGCAACACCTCCGCCTGGCATGAAATCAACCCCGGGGGCAGCCGGATCCGCGTGGAAAACACCGACGGAAATACAGACGCTTTCAGGGTCTACCGCACCGGAGACCCGCGGCTTAGCTCGATCGTGTTCCAGAACTTCTGCTTGGACGGTGTCTCTTTCAACTCCAACCAGAACTCCTACATCAACGGCAAAACCGGCATTCGGTTCGACTCGGCCAACGACTCCTGCCGTGTGGAAGGCATGGGCATGGTGTACCTGGAACACGGCCTGGTGGTCCGGGATACCGACGCCCTCAGCGTCAGCGGCAACTTCCTGGCAGAGTGCGGTTCCTGCGTGGAACTCACAGGCTCCGGGCAAGCCTCCAAAGTCACGGACAACCTGATCGGGGCAGGCTACGTGGGTTTCTCCATCTATGCAGAAGGACACATGGGCCTGCTGGTCAGTGCCAACAACGTCTTCCCGCGGGGCAAGAGCAGTGTCCACTTCAAGAACACCACCCGCTCCACTGTCACCAGTAACCGCTTCCATGCTTTCTACCCAGGCATGGTGAATTTCGAGGGCAATTGCACGGAGAACCTGGTGGGAGCAAACCATTTCCTGCGGCAGATGGAACCGTTCGACCCCCTGAAGCCGTACAACAATGGCCTGGATGACCTGTTCGGCCTGGTGCATCTGGCAGGCAGCGGGAACACGGTCACCGGCAACCACTTCAGCTACGACGTGCCCTCGGGTTCGGTGAGGCCCTCAGGCCAGAAGCCCACCATCATCCTGGTGGCATCCGGTGCCAACAACTACATCGCCGCGAACAACACCGTCTCTTCGGTGGCTGCGAACACCGTGGTGCTGGACGGTTCCACTACCGGGACCAAAGTGATGGACAGCGGCGGAGCCGGTGAATTTGTGCACTTCACGAGCTCTTACTCATTCCGGGCTACTCCCTGA